A segment of the Paramisgurnus dabryanus chromosome 5, PD_genome_1.1, whole genome shotgun sequence genome:
TATAGTGATGTGTTGTGAGTTTTGCTGTTTACCAGTTGCCATGTGCCttgtttaatattaattaaagatTATCATTTTGGATTCATCATCTCTATCTCCTCCTCTATCCTCCACCACACCAACCGTATAAATTTCACAGTATAATTATATATTGGTTGAGTTACGGCTTTTTTGGGGGGCTTCTGGATAAGTTGTGGGTGAGTctcaaaacattctgggaactTTAGTAGGCAATGTCCTTAGCACCAGCAGGGTCGTTCTGAGAGCGTTTTGTGAACGTAAAGTCTACATGAAATATGGTCCCCTTAACATTTCCAGAATGTCCTGAATGTTCCGTGAAGGTCTGCCAAATAACGTCCTTCAACCCTTTAAATAACTCCACAACACGTCCGCCTCATAACGTTCTGTAAATGTTACTAGACAACGTCCTTAACACCAGCAGGGTCGTTTTGagaacgttatgggaacgtgaAATTTCAACCTAAAATATGGTTCTCTTAACATTCCCGGGACGTCCTGAATGTTCCGTGGAGGTCTGTCAAATAACGTCCTCCAACCCTTTAGGGAACTCCACAACACGTCCGTCtcataacgttctgggaacATTACTGGGCAACGTCCTTAACACCAGCGGGGTCGTTCTGagaacgttatgggaacgtaaaATTTCTAGGGGGGCTTACATGTCAGTACTGAGACATGAGAGCGACGCTGACCTCATCATTCTCCTGGATTTCAGTGACGGAGATCCTTTTGAGGTATTGTAAAGCTCAATAAAAATGAGATGTATTATATGGACTGTATATAAATCTTATATAAGATCTCTCCTTTAGCATTTACTCAAAACAAAGATCTTCATTCAAAGAAAAAATGTGCTAAAGTCTTGAAGCTGCTTCAATTCAGTGTCTTAATGTATTGTTCCTCTAAACATCACGTGACACTGTAATTTTTTCATGACAGACAGTGAAGACCACTGCTGAAATGTGCAAGAAACTAGGAATTCCTTTCCCTGAAATACCTGAACCAGAGGACTTTTATGTGTTTGAaacaagcgtgccgcacaagccctgaaaagtgaagccaaaacgtctcgatcgccccccagtgactggtcccagtataggtcataaaccccacctccccatgttattcaatgggacttgagaccaactaaaaaaattaattacacttcaattatcttttttccgaacctggtttctgtcatttattgtagtttttatcacgctgatgtaaattcaaatgtttgtttttaaaataagtttgtgtttagttagttatttaatgaaataaaaacggtggtgtcacatcatgattgacagctgtgatatcgtgtgatatgcgcattctgcgagagcgagggcggggttttgattttgcggcttcacttcctgctcactactgcgcatgactggtcccgaaatcgctactgcgcagactcaagacccaagatgtcagtgccatatcgggacactggcggcttcacttttcaccaatggaagggagtaaacaggcgtcgtccatctttttttacagtctatggtttgaaAGCCATGGAGAAGCACCGACTGTGATCCACATCCCTCTCTCTAACAAGGTCAACTGTGGAGGTGAGTTTCAACCTCTTTTGGTTATTCTGAAGTCCTAAATGAAACTGTGTTGTGATTTCAGTGCGGTTTTGTTTCTGCAGATGACATTGAAGAGTGGAGAGACATATATTGCACAATTTAAGGTCCATACAGTCCTGAtatgattgatcctcttctggATGTCGCTGGCAAAAACATCACAAACAACAAAGAGAAACTAGCTGATGAGATTATAAAGTGCATTGGGCTAACATCACCTGAGCGTTAACATGATTACATTTACTGTGACTGTACACCCAATACATGAATAGTGACAGTCTGAATATATAATcatcattttataatcatttctgCAAACTGTTTAATTTGCTTATTATAAAACAAATCCAGCGTTGgatgcagtggcggctcgtgactcaTCCGATgagcgctaattcaaaataagtgttcggagtgtcatgtgtgttgtttGCGTtttcaaaaccgtttatgataaaagagacgctcaggTTCACAAAGTGGGTCACCCGCGCTGCTATACGTGCTGAAACTTCAAGATATCAGACATTCCATAATGCCAACACCACACCCAATGATAATGCAGAAATGTAATTTCATTGCTGTTGAAATGAAAGCTATAGGAAAATGAACTTGAACATTATGACACTTTCTGAAATGGGACTAAAGAGCCTAGAAGCAGTaaagacggtttcagcagttacaacataaacaagcggctttcgtggtcaacacgtaacttcagGTAAACttcgctaagaataaataacaacaaagtccttttaaagtagtttatttatataacaagcaaaataaacaacacatagattacctaagaaaccaaaacatttgttattttcgatgaggtatttgttcaagtgttcagtttagcaactaatCAGaccattaaaggattagtcaattttctttaaaaaaatccagataatttactcaccaccatgtcatccaaaatgttgatgtctttctttgttcagtcgagaagaaattatgttttttgaggaaaacatttcaggatttttctcattttaatggaccccaaaacttaacagtttaaatgcagtttaaaattgcagtttcaaaggactaaacgatcccaaacgaggcataagggtcttatctagcaaaacgattgttcTTTttggcaagtaaaataaaaaatatgcacttttaaaccacaacttctcgtctatctcggGTCatgtgacctcacgtaattgcgtaaagccgtggaaaggtcacgtgttacatatatgaaacacacatttgcggacaattttaaacaataaactgacacaaagacattaatttgtattattcggcgtacaacaacgtcggaatggtcctctttcttcacactGGTAAACACTTGGGCGTAGTTTCACATAcgtcatctgtgacctcttgacataatgacgtattgcgtgaggtcgcgctggcgcgttaCATGGCCAGAGATatacaagaagttgtggtttaaaagtgcatattttttatttttcttgtcaaaaatgacaatcgtttctctagataagaccattatgcctcgtttgggatcagtTTGAGttctttgaaactctgttgaaactgcaattttaaactgcattaaaactgttaagtgttggtgtccattaaagtccattaaaatgagaaaaatactggaatgttttccttaaaaaaaacataatttcttctcgacggaacaaagaaagacatcaacattttggatgacatggtggtgagtaaattatctggatttttttaagaaaattgactaatctgAAGCCGAAAATAAACTTTGGACCAGAAGCTTATCGCGTGACCGCACGTGCATCGggtccagttggtttaaaaaaaaattgccactagTTCGGGTcagactcgggtctaattttccaAGGTTTGTCTCGGGATgggtctttcttttaaaaaaagttatttatgcATGTCGGGTTCGGGTATAAATTGATTTGGTTTCGgttcgggtacatttctttggacccgagaagacctctagtgtGCACCTTCAGGAGACCAAAATTGGGCGTTCAAAGACGTGAAAAAGACGTTGTTTCGATGTCACTTTGCATTGTTTTTATCTAGTTGATGAAATTCATATTTCTACCTAAACAAAGATATCTCAGGAAATTTAGTATAGGGACCAATTCTCACTTTTAACTAGTGTCTTATTAGCTTACATATTAGCGGTTTATTAGTGCTTATAAAGGACATATTAATGCCTTGTTCTGCATGACCATATTTTACATCCCTTAACCCAATCCAATACCTAAACCTAACGTCTACAACAACTACCTTATTAGCTATTAATTAGCAGTAAATTGGGAGTTTACTAAGGCAAAAGTCATAATTAATAATCAATAAGTGTTCCccatactaaagtgttaccaactTGAACTAAATATCTTAAACAAACActctgggttgtttttaacccagggttGGGTCACAATATATTAGACAGAACCCACTGATGGGTTAAAATGAACCAACTGGTGGGTTAATGTCAATCAACCATGAGTTAaatcaacccagcgttgggtcagtGTTTATTTAGCTGTAACATAGCCAGATATTTATAACAaatatgtttccctttagtgcagtTGTCTTTTTCACCTTCTCCAGTCTTATTTTTGCTCAAAGGTGATGGATTATGAATATATGTCCTCTTACTTTTTTGGAATGTGATAATTTTTGTAACATGTAAACTCATATTAATGTGTTTTAGGCTCATTTACTGATAAGTGTTgataataatgaataataataattaggcTTGTTTTGGGCTTATAGCTATGGTTTGGCAACACTGGCTGAAAGTTCAAGATGTTTGGTCAGACGTTGGATAAGGCCAACACCACACCCAATGATGATGCAGAAATTCATTTAGGTTTCAAAAGTCTATAGGTTACTACAGAAGCAGCAAGTGTGAAAGACGAACAACGATCATCATCGCCACTGCATAAAGGAGCGAGGCGAAAGACGTTGTGCGTTGTGAATTGCAGCAGTGTTATAGATATTTGTGTTATAGTGTGCGTCTTTGCATGAATGTGAGTATACAGTAGCTCTAAATATAACTTTTCTTACCATTATTAAGCTTATTTAGCTAAACTTATTATGGACTGCTCATTAGATGCATTTACCTCATTATTTAATTCATAATAAATGAACATGGATTTGACATCCATCCTGCTTCATTTGTTATTTCAGTTATTATACTGCTGAGAGgctgaaaattatttaatgtgGAATTATTGGCCCAAGGAAACAGAAAATAGAGAATGTAATGTCTATTTATTACCTTATTTCTTAAATCTGGTtgctttgttgttgttttttacagaattatacattcaattcaattcaattgaattgtatttatatagcgcttttcacaattgtttaattgtttcaaagcagctttacattattagatgcaggagaaaacacagaaaaatccatggacaacataagcagcagaatacagcgactaatattaaactgtacttGTGAGCgcagtaataatgtaacgtaaagaAAAAAAACCCTGGCTTTTTAGTCAGGAGGGAAAAGTCCTAGGGGGGAAAAAGCCTTGAGAAAGAACCAGACATAGCTGATTCTCTAGAGaggatatattatataataggtacaattttatacaattttattggaattaaaacatttaaaataattatacatatatatattcaagTAGATCAAGCACAGGGAGCTGTGGTCGATTGTCAGGGCATCATGTTGAAGAAAAGCCTGTAGATCATTGGTGTGATGATGACAATTCAATGATTTTTGTTGCTACTTATTGGGCCGTGCATCTgtatttcccagaatgctttgcatgcaactgcctttggttattttttaaattaagtgttattttatgcatttttaggtcAAGAGAAAGATTTTGTAGTGTTTAATGTTGGcttatcttattgatttagaagagtttgtgttatatttttatgaattgtttggttaccatcgtgcagaagagtggcgcttgtggttaAGTTGTGGATGTGACGTAGGTACTTCTAATACATCATTAGCATGCTAACgtgtgcttatgctaattagtattATATAGAAACTGACAATTGGTTTAACTAGACTTTATTGCTTGAATTAacttgttttgtctttgttgaacAGACCAGAATTAATTGCGtggaaaagttttccttaactgaattaagtttattgaacaagatatttttatgaccaatgaaaatatatttattaagattatttgtttaaattaacttaTTGTATTCTTGTTGTACAAGCCTAAACTAATTTCGtggaaaagttttccttaaTTCAATTATGTCGAACGAACAAACTATTTTTTGAAAAATCTTTTTGCACTTAtacttttaagttgaattaacttggatttacaagtgatgagttgctgtaactaaATAAATCAAGTAAACTCATTTCTTGTCAAGatagttaaaatgacttttaaattcaagttgattaagttgattaaacttagaAATGCACctaaatcctggccaggacacgtccgggaagaatggcacgtatagTCACTCTAATTAAACTTCTATGCAGCATTTTTCTTTTTGCACATTtctaagtttaatcaacttaatcaacttgaatttacaagtcatttcaactatcTTGACAAGAAATGAGTTTACGTGATTTattaagttacagcaactcatcacttgtaaatccgagttaattaaacttaaaaatctaagtgcaaatatttttacagttatgGCAATGAATTTAATCAAATTGGTTATGCAAGTCAACTGAACATTTAAGTTTTCGACTAGTATACAGTTGGTATAACTTAAATTTGTTAAGTTGgcataaaacaaaaactttttgtgTGAACTTTCAGTTTTGAAttcatgtgtttatttatatttatgtctGTATATGTACTACATAAGGTGGTTTTTCTTTGAAATGTGTAACAGTTCTCGCATTTAGCAATTATTTGTTCTGCTATGCTTCTTGAACACATGTCAAAtcataaactttatgaaatttATGAATATCAAATTACTATTAAAGCTCCTTTTTACTGTTTTCAAAATGAATGTTTATTGTTTTCTAGATGAGTGCCTCCAAATCCCACATGAGGTAAATATAATGGCTCAGCTCAAGATAACACAAGCACATCATCTGATTATATGTGTTGCAAAAATAATTCAAActcaaaaaagtttaaaaagtaatCTTTTAAAATTTTATGAATTGTATTCAAATATAGCCTATGTGTCAAATACCAATAGTAATATAATAATCGCTCCTGCAGCGGTGAGGTGAGAATTGGACAAACTCTGAATAAACATGAGGAAGAGTTTGTGACCAGAAGATTAAAAACTGTTCAACAAAGTCTGAAAAAGCTCGGGATAGACTGCACGCTGGTAAAACTATACATTCAGTCACATCTAGTCTTATACTTTATAAATCTGACTATATACACTATACAAAAAAATTGAAGACAAAACTTAAGAGTGTTTGCTTTCTTGTgaaaaaatgttgtcatcaaTGCTCAATGGTTTTACGTGTATGACTATTATTCATGGGTTTCAGGATAATGTGCCAAAAATTGCACTACTGGGTTCTGGAGGAGGAGAACGAGCCATGCTGGGTTTACTGGGATGTCTGGTTAAACTTGAAAAAATAGAGCTACTGGATTGCATCCTTTATCTGAGTGGAGTCTCTGGATCAACCTggtacacacagacacacacaaacacacacacacagatgagaTGACTATGAGATCAACTATAATCAATCTCTTTATCTTATGAAGGTGCATGACATCTTTATATCAGGAGTCAAACTGGTCCACAAAGGTCAACTCAGTGAAGGAGAAGATCATTCAGACACACAAAGGTTCTGGTGTAGGCTGGGGTGATGCAAATTCCAAACTGAAGAAATATTACGATGAGAAAGGCATGCTCAGCTTAACTGATGTTTGGGGAGTGATAATGGTCACTTCATTTGTGAAAGAGGTAATACATCcctaaatatacagtatgattTTAGATATTGTCATTTTCAGTCCCAAGTCACAAAATCCTAGGTTGTTTCAACCATCTTACTCTGTCagtattaaaggtgccaaagaacgCATTGAAATCATCTGTTAAATttttctctgatatctacacagaAGGGTTGTGGCTTTTTTAAGGTGTAAAAAGTATCCAGAGACAGTTTTACATTCCATTGAGATCCATTTATAATCCTAGGATTTGCTTTAAAATTAAATGgtctattacagttttttacagacGCTAGGACACATTTCTCAATACTTAGGTTACTTTAGCAAAACTCTTCACACAGTTCTCCCAACCAACTTTCAGCTTGGCAAAGCAGTTCATTTTCCATTCAAAATGCACTACAACTACCAAAACACTTTATTCAGGTCTCAAATCAACCCATTCTTCCAGAACACTAGCAAAGGTTGACAGCCGACAAACACATGTTGTCACCCACAAAACAATGACCTAAAAAACACTAACAACATGCACTATACAATGTTTTCTTGTGTAAAACAAGGACGCATCTGTTTATAATTCACTGCAATATATGTTACTGGAATGAATCAGACATGATGCAGAATTcttcaatatttttatttttttgctctGAGTAATTCCAAAATACAAGAATTTGTTTACACACTATCCACTTAAACAGATACAATAGTAATGCTAATCTACTCAGTCTTCTCCATTTGGCCAATTGTTTTTATagaattttattttaagattttaaatatatttcattcaAATATTACTGTAGAAATGTAGCAAATGGCGGTCTTATTCAGTTTTGCATCATGTTAATGTTTTGAACATACAATTTTTTACAGATGCTATGACACATTTCTCAATACTTAGGTCACTTTTGCAAAACTCTTCACACAGTGAGCACGAGGATGAATTATCATTGCTTTGgcacaaaatgcattcaatgATACATCTCTCAAATTTCATGAATTATATTTTCACTCAGACACAACAACTGCCAAAACTCTTTGTACGTACAGGCCAATTTGCACatgcttacatactgttttCAAAACTGTTAAACTTATgttcaaaacaataacataatacAAAACTGAATAAGACAGCAATTTGCTACATTTCTACAgtaatattttaatgaaatatattttaaatcttaaaaataaatgctataaaaacagttGGCCAAATGGAGAAGACTGTGCAGATTAGCATTACTATTGTATCTGTATCAGTGGATGGTGTGTATACAAATTCTTGTATTTTGGAATTACTCAgagcaaaaaattaaaaataactaCTTAAAATATTGAAGAAATCTGCATAATTTCTGATTCATTCTAGTAAAATATTGTGGTGAAttataaacagagaaaacaTTGTATAATGCTACATGTTGTTAGTGTTTTTAGGTCATTGTTTTGTTGGTGACAACGTGTGTTTGTCGGGTGTCAACCTTTACTAGTGTTCTGGAAGAATGAGTTGATTTGAGACCTGAATAAAGTGTTTTGGTAGTTGTAGTGCATTTTGAATGTGAAATGAACTGCTTTGCCAAGCTGAAAGTTGGTTAGGAGAACTGTGTGAAGAGTTTTGCTAAAGTAACCTAAGTATTGAGAAATGTGTCCTAGGGtctgtaaaaaactgtattaCTTCTCAGAAAGCAACGCAAAGGTAATTAAGAAAACTTCACTTCTGCAATAATATTTTTCTCTTCAGATAGACGAGCACATAATTTCAGAGCACCAGGTTGGACATGATAAAGACCCGTTTCCCATCTATAATGTGATTGACAAGGGATGCAGACAGCAGAATAATGGAggtaggtgtgtgtgtgtgtgtgtgtgtgtgtgtgtgcgtgcgtgcgtgcgtgcgtgtgtgtgtacctggtaattatcacgttgtggggaccaattgtccccacaaagataggaataccagtgtttttgtgaccttgtggggacattttgatgtccccatgaggaaacaagcttataaatctaacaagatgatgtttattgaaaatctaaggtacaagaaaggtttttgtgatggttggggttagggaatggggcaggtaaggggaatagaatatacagtttgtatggtataaaatgcattacgtctatggaatgtccccacaaaacatggaaaccagagtgtgtgtgtgtgtgtgtgtgtgtgtgtgtgtgtgtgtgtgtgtgtgtgtgtgtgtgtgtgtgtgtgtgtgtgtgtgtgtgtgtgtgtgtgtgtgtgtgtgtgtgtgtgtgtgtgtgtgtgtgtgtgtcatattttaaatgaatgagtTGTCTTTCTGCAGATCCCTGGTTTGAGATCACCCCATATGAAGCAGGTTATTCCATCATCGGAGCGTTTGTGGACGTCTCTAAATTTGGCAGTGAGTTTCAAGGTGGCCGTGAGATTAAACATCTGCCTGAAATGGACATGCTTTACCTGCAATGTAAGGACGAGCTCTATGTATGTGGCTGTtgtgttttaaaataagttaaaagtaAAGCTGCTTCACTGTTTCAAGATTATTTGTCACACACACAAGTATACAAACAACATCTGGCCACCTCTGCATAGACTGCAAACTATTTATAAgataaaactaaaatataagAAAACTGTAacataaaactaaaatataaaaactacaatataatttaaactaaatattaacaTAAATATTAACAAATAACGAATAAACTTCAAGCAAAGAGGTAAATGTCACAAATAAATTAGGCTACGTTCACATTGCAGGCTGAAACGACCCAATTCTGATTTTTTTGCCCCTATGCGACCTGTATctgatcttttcatgacagtctgaacgacacagatccgatcttttcaaatgtgacccaggccacttgggtatgtggtcctgaatccgatacgtatccgatcttttgaaatgcgacctccatctgatttaactatttggcttgtgttttgtttccgtgcacttgaggcattttgcacatttgttctgcactttgttacttctgaccctattttataaaaaatttttatttattataaacgtaaattctgatctaatttaagtctgtaaattttgaatcgcttttcgttgtatcgatgttgcgctattgcgtgctggccatgcttgcgcatgcaatttagccgaacgggctaggtgctctgcgtctcatatttagaagttcatcaaactaaacatacaaaaacggatgtttttcgacgtgtgtaagtttttaaaatgtatttaaaacagactggttatcttgtcaaaagttaaactacaaaacaggtaagccgtttcttTAAATTTCGGTGCTGAAACGAAAAATATCTGCACCAAACCTATATTTATGCCTGACACgactgtctttcttgtgatttaatattatggtcggtgttcactttcaaaatgatagcaaagagattcctgaaataaataatatcatccgttctttctgtatctaaagtgaatacagagatgatcaaagtcaaagcaagcaagcaggaatttctgtgctaaataataacgcgtagtgtctataaaatcattaatttcagtgtttttcttgttataaattaacgttttgTATATATGGTTATATACAacgaattgtatataaagctccgtttttatcatttaaagtaacaatcacaaattatttgtcatttctcattgtcgttttttttggtcatgactgctttgacgcgctatctccaaattaaataaaaacactgaattgtagccggagtttccaaagcaggatcacctttgttatttttttaggtttagttatcaaaatgttttttgtgtgatgttctgtagatcgtggctttaaaatgttatgaggaataattaaacaaatgttgccttacattttaccttaaaaaaaaaaattatatatatatatatatataaagattatATAATGATTCCACAATTCTGATtggaatatgtaaatccttagtcgaggacacccctagaagattgtaattgtgctggctccgttgggaaaataactttaatattgcaaaaagaGCTCCGCTGTTGACTACACCGTTGTTGACATCCATGTTTAACGTTAGCTTACATGTGACGTCCTTGACCGTTGTGTACTCTTATGCGCATGCGGGCACTTCTGGGTCATTTCACGTTCACACAGGAGATCACAAAAGGTCGCATTTAATTGGAAATGTGAACGGCCttgcaaaaaaatcaaatattttcaaaaaatcggAATTGAGCATTAAGCCCTGCAGTATGAACGTAGCCTTAGTCCATTAAaagggacattttacaagacttttgtAAGATAAACAAATCTTTGCTGtacccagagtacgtatgtgaagtttaagctcaaaataccacatagataatttattataacatgttaaaattgagaCTTTGAAGGTGTGAGAAAAATGTGTGtcgttttaaatgcaaatgagctgatgaaatgatgaaaacactgatcaccataatggtggtttgatAAATTGAAACTCACTTGTGTTGTCAATTATActgttttatatgttttgtgcCATTGTCAAAATAAATCTGATGTATTAGTTGTTTATTGTCATCTTGTGTTTTTGTAGCTCTGTGTGGCAGTTGTATTGCTGATGGAGAAATCAACATGCAATACGTATTGGAAAAGATTAAAGGTACCAGCTGCTGGCTTTACTCCATCTAAGAAAacatttcatgtttatttattaactatatatatatattcaatttGGTTGCTTTTGGATTTTTACAGGGTTCTTTAATAAaagtaaagaaaatatttttcagGTGGATGGAAAGTTGGAAGGTAAATTACGAGTATCCACATATTTCTTATTTTATGATCACTTTTTCTAATGCTTTACAATTTTGCACAACAATGCTCCTCACAACAACACACAACACTTTTTTCTTCCGAAGATAGCACGTCTCCAACAATAGAAGAAGTCCACCAACTGTTCTTGGATCTGGTGGAAATGAATCTCTGTGCGTTGAGAGGTGAAGACACTTCTCCTTATGAAGAAGCCATCAGAGCAAAGC
Coding sequences within it:
- the LOC135732777 gene encoding cytosolic phospholipase A2 gamma-like isoform X3, with the protein product MNMSASKSHMSGEVRIGQTLNKHEEEFVTRRLKTVQQSLKKLGIDCTLDNVPKIALLGSGGGERAMLGLLGCLVKLEKIELLDCILYLSGVSGSTWCMTSLYQESNWSTKVNSVKEKIIQTHKGSGVGWGDANSKLKKYYDEKGMLSLTDVWGVIMVTSFVKEIDEHIISEHQVGHDKDPFPIYNVIDKGCRQQNNGDPWFEITPYEAGYSIIGAFVDVSKFGSEFQGGREIKHLPEMDMLYLQSLCGSCIADGEINMQYVLEKIKGFFNKSKENIFQVDGKLEEDSTSPTIEEVHQLFLDLVEMNLCALRGEDTSPYEEAIRAKLSELQLDLVEIDETDGVFDPVKRFTAAASESLKSTFQSANVYGNVIQSVFKWNWGRKYNFLYKVKDDAVPIIFWDSKQRDYEDAGILNNSPYISVLRQERDVDLIISLDFSEGDPFETVTKAAAMCKKENIPFPKVDIPPNEFAKDFYVFEGHGEAPTVIHIPLFNTVNCGVNIEEWRREYRILHLPYGPDRIDSLLNIAGKNITNNKEKLLDEIIKCIGVKSAKH
- the LOC135732777 gene encoding cytosolic phospholipase A2 gamma-like isoform X1, whose product is MMECQSFFRTVRREIMKTPMSASKSHMSGEVRIGQTLNKHEEEFVTRRLKTVQQSLKKLGIDCTLDNVPKIALLGSGGGERAMLGLLGCLVKLEKIELLDCILYLSGVSGSTWCMTSLYQESNWSTKVNSVKEKIIQTHKGSGVGWGDANSKLKKYYDEKGMLSLTDVWGVIMVTSFVKEIDEHIISEHQVGHDKDPFPIYNVIDKGCRQQNNGDPWFEITPYEAGYSIIGAFVDVSKFGSEFQGGREIKHLPEMDMLYLQSLCGSCIADGEINMQYVLEKIKGFFNKSKENIFQVDGKLEEDSTSPTIEEVHQLFLDLVEMNLCALRGEDTSPYEEAIRAKLSELQLDLVEIDETDGVFDPVKRFTAAASESLKSTFQSANVYGNVIQSVFKWNWGRKYNFLYKVKDDAVPIIFWDSKQRDYEDAGILNNSPYISVLRQERDVDLIISLDFSEGDPFETVTKAAAMCKKENIPFPKVDIPPNEFAKDFYVFEGHGEAPTVIHIPLFNTVNCGVNIEEWRREYRILHLPYGPDRIDSLLNIAGKNITNNKEKLLDEIIKCIGVKSAKH
- the LOC135732777 gene encoding cytosolic phospholipase A2 gamma-like isoform X2, coding for MMECQSFFRTVRREIMKTPMSASKSHMSGEVRIGQTLNKHEEEFVTRRLKTVQQSLKKLGIDCTLDNVPKIALLGSGGGERAMLGLLGCLVKLEKIELLDCILYLSGVSGSTWCMTSLYQESNWSTKVNSVKEKIIQTHKGSGVGWGDANSKLKKYYDEKGMLSLTDVWGVIMVTSFVKEIDEHIISEHQVGHDKDPFPIYNVIDKGCRQQNNGDPWFEITPYEAGYSIIGAFVDVSKFGSEFQGGREIKHLPEMDMLYLQSLCGSCIADGEINMQYVLEKIKGFFNKSKENIFQVDGKLEDSTSPTIEEVHQLFLDLVEMNLCALRGEDTSPYEEAIRAKLSELQLDLVEIDETDGVFDPVKRFTAAASESLKSTFQSANVYGNVIQSVFKWNWGRKYNFLYKVKDDAVPIIFWDSKQRDYEDAGILNNSPYISVLRQERDVDLIISLDFSEGDPFETVTKAAAMCKKENIPFPKVDIPPNEFAKDFYVFEGHGEAPTVIHIPLFNTVNCGVNIEEWRREYRILHLPYGPDRIDSLLNIAGKNITNNKEKLLDEIIKCIGVKSAKH